In the Nitrososphaerota archaeon genome, TGCACTGGGGTGCCCATCTAGTAGGCACACCGAATGTGCTCAAACAAGAGTCCTATGAAAACCTGCTCGCCGACTTTGAAGCAAACTTCTCAACCACTTAACCAACTAACTAAACTCAGGCAGTAAACCCGCTCAGTTAGGTCTCGACGGTTCTTTGCCGCTCATAGTATTGCAGATATTTCTTGTACGCCTCATTCCACTCTGAGCTCCTCTCAGGCTTGAACGATTTGATTTTGAACGAATTTTTTACGGTTTCCCGTAGCGCCTTGAGCGAATCGATTTCTCCAGCTGCGGCTGCCTGCATCAGGATGTTCCCTGTGACTGTTGCTTCAGAGGGGCCCGCGTTAACAGGTAGGCCTGTAGCGTTGGATGTAAATTGGCATAGAAGGCTATTCCTTGAGCCGCCGCCGACGATATAGATGCTCTCGATAGGTTTCTCTGAAACATTCTGTAGCTGCTCCAAGGTCTGTCGATACCTAAACGCTAATCCTTCGAAAATGCCTCTGGAAACATCTCCTATCTCTCTCGGAACCTCTTGCCCAGATGACCTACAATACTTCTGGATAGCATCAACCATGTTCTCAGGGTTCAGAAAAACGGGGCTATCTGGATCAATGAAATGAGTGAACGGCTTAGCCTGCTCAGCCTGTTTCTCAAGATTATCATACGTGACATCCGCGTCACGCTCCAACTTCCACTGCTCCAACACCTTCTGAACAAGCCAAAGGCCCATGATGTTCTTCAGCAGCCTGATGGTCCCGTACACTCCACCCTCGTTTGATAATCCATATCTCAGAGTCTCCTCGTTTATCATAGGTCGTTCAAGCTCAATGCCCATCAGGCTCCAAGTCCCCGAGCTAATATACGCCCAGCCTCCCGCATCTTCTTCAACAGGGACTGATGCCACCGCAGCTGCGGTGTCATGGCTGGCGGTCGCGATCACCGGCGTCAGCTGATCCAGACCGGTTTGCTCCTCAACGTTTTCGTGGACTCTACCAAGCGCGGCTCCGGGCTTGATAATTTTCTGGAACCAACCATTATCCAAGCCCAGTCTCTTTATCAGATCCGACGCCCAGTCCTTCCCGAACGGATCGTAAAGCTGGGATGTGGTCGCAACGGTGTATTCGGAGCGCGTAACCCCTGTGAGGAGGAAGTTGAAGTAGTCAGGCATCATTAGAATCTTCCTAGTAACTTGAAGCTGCGGAGACCGCATCTCCACCATCGCGAAGAGATGTGTTGAAGTGTTGATTTGTAAAGGTTGTATCCCGGTTCGACGGAACAGTTCATCGGCAGGAATCTTCTTCGTAAGCTTCTCAAGCATTCCGTTGGCTCGACGATTCCTGTAATGTCTAGGCAGCCCGATGAGTTCATTCTGATTGTCCAGCAGAGCGAAGCTGACTCCCCACGTATCTACACCGATGCCGTCGAAGCTGGAACCATGCTTCTCAACAGCCACCCGAAGCCCTTTCTTGACCTCCTCGAAGAGCCTAGGCGTATCCCAGTATAGCCCGTCGAAGATCTGTACGCCTTGGTTGGAGAAACCATGGATATTGCTGATGCTCAACCTGCTTTCTTCTAGAGTTCCGAGAAAGATCCGCCCAGAGCTAGCTCCCAGATCGATTCCTAGGAACTGCTTCGCCGAGCCTTTCACCGCGTACTCCTTCTTACTCTTGTCTTTGGCTCTCAAGTAACCGTTCGATTGTCTGCAGGATACGTTGTGCCCGTATCTCAGGTCGCTTCGAATCCTCTATCCATGAAATGTACTCTCTTCGATTCATGTAGGAGAGCCCATCGAAGATGTCTCTCGCCTTCTTCGAGCCTGCAAGAGCCTCCTGTAAATCGTCTGGAATGTCGAGTTGCTGCGGAGCAGAGTCGACCTCCAGAGATACACTGACGTAGTCACCGTCCTCGACCTGCAGATCGCTCTGTATCTCTATATTCACAGGTATGTAGTGCGAGCCGTCACCGGTAGGGAAAGCCGATAATCGAATTGGGCGTCCATTTATGGTGCCGATAACAGTTATCTGTCCCCGTGCTCCAAGGATTTCGCTTGAATCTTGAGGAAGATTAAAACAGAGCCAACCCGCATCAGTTTTGTATATGCGGCTGCTGAACTCAAGTTTTTTGGATTTAGATTTCTGTCTTCTAGGTTTCTGTTTGCTGCTCATTCACTATTCTGAATCGTTTTCTCAACTTTATGCCTTTCCTGAAGATAGTAAATAGAGGTTGAAAGAGCGTTTACTCTAAGTATGATTAGTCGGATAAGAAAAAGAAATGGAGGGGGGCGACCATCCATTTCTATTGATTATTGGCTCGTCTTCTCAGGGCTAGGGCTACTACAGCCATTACAGCTATGACTGCTACTACTGCACCATACATTACTTCTACAGGTAAACCTGTGCTTTCGCTTGTCTGAGACGTTTGTGTCGTTACAGCTGTGGTACTTGAACCCCCAAGGGTGGTTGTGGTGGTGGTCGTTGGACTGCTGCTGGTCG is a window encoding:
- a CDS encoding YdeI/OmpD-associated family protein, with the protein product MSSKQKPRRQKSKSKKLEFSSRIYKTDAGWLCFNLPQDSSEILGARGQITVIGTINGRPIRLSAFPTGDGSHYIPVNIEIQSDLQVEDGDYVSVSLEVDSAPQQLDIPDDLQEALAGSKKARDIFDGLSYMNRREYISWIEDSKRPEIRAQRILQTIERLLESQRQE
- a CDS encoding rhamnulokinase — translated: MRAKDKSKKEYAVKGSAKQFLGIDLGASSGRIFLGTLEESRLSISNIHGFSNQGVQIFDGLYWDTPRLFEEVKKGLRVAVEKHGSSFDGIGVDTWGVSFALLDNQNELIGLPRHYRNRRANGMLEKLTKKIPADELFRRTGIQPLQINTSTHLFAMVEMRSPQLQVTRKILMMPDYFNFLLTGVTRSEYTVATTSQLYDPFGKDWASDLIKRLGLDNGWFQKIIKPGAALGRVHENVEEQTGLDQLTPVIATASHDTAAAVASVPVEEDAGGWAYISSGTWSLMGIELERPMINEETLRYGLSNEGGVYGTIRLLKNIMGLWLVQKVLEQWKLERDADVTYDNLEKQAEQAKPFTHFIDPDSPVFLNPENMVDAIQKYCRSSGQEVPREIGDVSRGIFEGLAFRYRQTLEQLQNVSEKPIESIYIVGGGSRNSLLCQFTSNATGLPVNAGPSEATVTGNILMQAAAAGEIDSLKALRETVKNSFKIKSFKPERSSEWNEAYKKYLQYYERQRTVET